A single window of Selenomonas sputigena DNA harbors:
- a CDS encoding TonB-dependent receptor, with product MNPWKKKCLTLAVICSVAGTTQVYAAEKSAETTNTAVDSTTVSTETSSAGGGHDLGETTVTATRVAEPVNKVPANVTVITAKELEKRHVFSLREALAREAGIYVAPTAEVKDGLELRGFSSPNILVMYNGQQLNTAFDGGVNWDSIPLSDIERIEIVRGASSSLYGGHAVAGVINIITKKPKKPENPEQQLLHGKIEVSHGSNNTWQRGMQVTGGDGKLDFRLGYEKRTSDGWVGHYATTEEWYNAGVTPDATGVFPKLSDGEYIVGSRGARKRSSENVFFDMNYDFDASRSLSYTYMHNSYKYSYHDPITYLRDASGNPTFSGTVLLPNGNYISASPGDFLGYMGKREQDVHKLRYEDKKNSFTANIGYSDTTKDGYSGASWRATSIDWTGLGNRAEYPTKNYNIEAQKKWTIKNHTLLAGFAWMKDKMRYRAVDLHRWKDWSSEYGDPYAQSGGSIISTALFVQDELELDPRWRLQVGLRYDRFDKKDGYSYIDDVRKDYEDTAFNAWSPKFAVTYEPQKDTMIYASFGKSFNPPSIYRLYRRAGDDPRSIKANPDLTPEKSTTYELGMKQKINKNTSYGLTFFRVDTKDKIAIATRNGIRAYYNMNEAMIKGIEFDVKHRLSRDWRVYLNYTFESGEYTSGGDTYRDWDLPKHMAGFGIDYTRGKFGGVLDARYVAARQDVDTTTGEYGSEDSFFTTNLYLTYKFDDSFRMQFGIDNLFNRHFYANEAASDRTYSLGATYSF from the coding sequence ATGAATCCATGGAAAAAGAAATGCCTGACGCTTGCCGTCATCTGTTCCGTTGCGGGAACAACCCAAGTGTATGCGGCGGAAAAAAGTGCTGAGACGACGAACACAGCAGTTGATTCGACGACGGTGTCCACGGAAACTTCGTCCGCGGGGGGGGGACATGACCTCGGAGAGACGACCGTCACGGCGACGAGAGTCGCGGAACCTGTCAACAAAGTTCCCGCCAACGTCACCGTCATCACGGCGAAAGAACTTGAAAAGAGGCATGTCTTCAGTTTGCGCGAAGCGCTTGCGAGGGAGGCAGGCATCTATGTTGCGCCGACGGCAGAAGTGAAGGATGGCTTGGAGCTGCGTGGATTTAGCAGTCCGAACATCCTTGTCATGTACAATGGACAGCAGCTCAACACGGCCTTTGACGGCGGCGTCAATTGGGATTCCATCCCGCTCAGTGACATCGAGCGCATCGAGATCGTGCGCGGAGCCAGTTCCTCGCTCTACGGCGGTCATGCTGTCGCCGGTGTCATCAACATCATTACGAAGAAACCGAAAAAGCCGGAGAATCCAGAGCAGCAGCTCCTTCATGGCAAAATTGAAGTCTCTCACGGCAGCAACAACACATGGCAGCGCGGCATGCAGGTCACGGGCGGCGACGGTAAGCTCGACTTCCGTCTCGGTTACGAAAAACGTACATCGGATGGCTGGGTCGGGCACTATGCCACGACGGAAGAGTGGTATAATGCAGGTGTTACTCCGGATGCGACGGGCGTATTTCCGAAGCTTTCTGATGGCGAATATATCGTAGGCAGCCGTGGTGCAAGAAAAAGATCAAGTGAAAATGTCTTCTTTGATATGAATTACGACTTTGATGCCAGCCGTTCGCTCAGCTACACCTATATGCACAATTCTTATAAGTATTCTTACCATGACCCCATCACTTATTTGCGTGATGCGAGCGGAAATCCTACATTTTCCGGGACGGTACTCTTGCCGAACGGTAATTATATCAGCGCCTCGCCAGGGGATTTTCTCGGCTATATGGGAAAGCGCGAGCAAGACGTCCACAAATTGCGCTATGAGGATAAGAAAAACTCTTTCACGGCGAACATCGGCTATAGCGACACCACGAAGGATGGTTATTCCGGTGCCTCGTGGCGCGCTACAAGCATCGATTGGACGGGATTGGGAAACCGAGCGGAATATCCTACGAAGAACTACAATATAGAAGCGCAAAAGAAATGGACGATTAAGAATCATACGCTGCTTGCAGGCTTTGCATGGATGAAAGACAAGATGCGCTATCGTGCCGTTGATCTTCATCGTTGGAAGGATTGGAGTTCAGAATATGGCGATCCATACGCACAGAGCGGTGGATCCATCATCTCCACAGCTCTTTTCGTGCAGGATGAGTTAGAGCTTGATCCGCGTTGGCGGCTGCAGGTCGGTCTGCGTTATGACCGCTTCGATAAGAAGGATGGCTATTCCTACATCGATGATGTACGCAAAGATTATGAAGACACGGCCTTCAATGCCTGGAGTCCAAAATTCGCTGTGACCTATGAGCCGCAAAAGGACACGATGATTTATGCCAGCTTTGGCAAATCATTCAATCCGCCGTCGATTTATCGTCTTTATCGCCGTGCGGGAGACGACCCGCGTTCCATCAAGGCCAATCCTGATCTGACGCCGGAAAAATCTACGACGTACGAACTGGGAATGAAACAGAAGATAAACAAGAACACCTCATATGGTTTGACGTTCTTCCGCGTGGATACGAAGGATAAGATTGCCATCGCTACGCGCAACGGTATCAGAGCCTATTACAACATGAATGAAGCGATGATCAAGGGGATAGAGTTCGACGTCAAGCATCGTCTGAGCCGCGATTGGCGGGTATATCTGAACTACACCTTTGAATCAGGCGAATATACGAGCGGCGGCGATACGTACCGAGATTGGGATTTGCCGAAGCACATGGCAGGCTTCGGTATCGACTATACGCGCGGGAAGTTCGGCGGTGTCCTTGATGCAAGGTATGTGGCCGCAAGGCAGGATGTTGATACAACTACTGGTGAATACGGCTCAGAGGACAGTTTCTTCACTACGAATCTCTACTTGACGTATAAGTTCGACGACAGCTTCAGAATGCAGTTCGGCATCGATAACCTCTTCAATCGGCACTTCTACGCGAATGAAGCAGCGAGCGATAGAACCTACTCTCTCGGTGCGACGTATTCCTTCTAG
- a CDS encoding PepSY-associated TM helix domain-containing protein, which produces MRLIYRLHRWISAVCAFFFLLLVLTGLPLLFNGDIARWNALEKRPAFGETSSRMLWAEAVRGLERIERENPGRRVQSISAYPERGLLVYRFSHTGGGYGVSALAYAPQQDTLVPWRSGGVKSPALAAFMGWMHHLHLRLAMGQGGMIFLGIMCFLSFLSLLGGVLLYPSFMKRRLFGGMRGGTSAGSFFDWHIFLGIITAVWAALLTLSGIAIVFGMLGYSSYAEDVIASVPQRESAPPAITFAEMIAYAKEHFPAQEILYLDAAEGSTPAALTLADAERPQMFRGQDVYLLRTAGGEIENFTKPLPRWLVFCDAVRDLHLHNHSTMFLKIIWAVLDLLCAAVIVTGFCGWLQRSRRKKERPPVLAPHPAAKAVPWKAPALFVALSLVAMAAPLGDTLAGNIVGSAAWLAFFVSAFVLWRRGKR; this is translated from the coding sequence ATGAGACTCATCTATCGTCTGCATCGCTGGATCAGTGCCGTATGTGCGTTCTTCTTCCTGCTGCTCGTCTTGACGGGACTGCCGCTGCTCTTCAACGGCGATATCGCGCGCTGGAATGCGCTTGAAAAACGGCCTGCCTTCGGCGAGACATCCTCTCGTATGCTTTGGGCAGAAGCGGTAAGGGGCTTGGAGCGGATCGAGCGCGAGAATCCCGGGCGCAGGGTGCAGTCGATTTCCGCCTATCCCGAGCGCGGGCTTCTCGTCTATCGGTTTTCGCACACCGGCGGCGGATATGGCGTGTCTGCGCTCGCCTACGCGCCGCAGCAGGACACGCTTGTGCCTTGGCGGAGCGGCGGCGTCAAATCGCCCGCGCTCGCTGCCTTCATGGGCTGGATGCATCACCTGCATCTGCGTCTCGCCATGGGGCAGGGCGGCATGATCTTCCTCGGCATCATGTGCTTCTTGAGCTTCCTCTCGCTCTTGGGCGGGGTGCTTCTCTATCCGTCCTTCATGAAGCGGCGGCTTTTCGGCGGTATGCGAGGTGGCACGTCAGCGGGCAGTTTTTTCGACTGGCACATCTTCCTCGGCATCATCACGGCAGTCTGGGCGGCGCTCTTGACCTTGAGCGGAATCGCCATCGTCTTCGGCATGCTCGGCTACAGCAGCTATGCCGAGGATGTGATAGCAAGTGTGCCGCAGAGGGAAAGTGCGCCGCCCGCCATAACCTTCGCTGAGATGATTGCTTATGCAAAGGAGCATTTTCCCGCCCAGGAGATTCTCTACCTCGACGCTGCCGAAGGATCAACCCCCGCCGCATTGACGCTGGCGGATGCCGAGAGACCGCAGATGTTTCGCGGGCAGGACGTCTACCTGCTGCGCACGGCGGGCGGCGAGATCGAGAACTTCACGAAGCCCTTGCCGCGCTGGCTCGTCTTTTGTGATGCCGTGCGCGATCTGCACCTGCACAATCATTCGACGATGTTCCTGAAGATCATCTGGGCGGTTCTCGATCTGCTTTGCGCCGCCGTCATCGTCACGGGCTTTTGCGGCTGGCTGCAGAGAAGCCGCCGCAAAAAGGAGAGACCGCCCGTGCTCGCGCCCCATCCGGCGGCGAAGGCTGTGCCGTGGAAGGCGCCTGCGCTCTTCGTCGCGCTCTCCCTCGTCGCCATGGCCGCGCCGCTTGGCGATACGCTTGCGGGCAATATCGTGGGATCTGCCGCGTGGCTCGCGTTCTTCGTCAGCGCTTTCGTGCTATGGCGGCGCGGCAAGCGGTAA
- a CDS encoding cation transporter: MKKSYKIEVECANCAQMMEDATKKIEGVKDATVNFMALKMKVEFADGSEPAEVMPRVLEACRKIESDCNIEF, translated from the coding sequence ATGAAAAAGAGCTACAAGATCGAAGTCGAGTGCGCGAACTGCGCTCAGATGATGGAAGACGCAACGAAGAAGATCGAGGGCGTAAAGGACGCAACGGTGAACTTCATGGCGCTGAAGATGAAGGTCGAATTCGCCGACGGCAGCGAGCCGGCTGAAGTCATGCCGCGCGTCTTAGAGGCCTGCCGCAAGATCGAAAGCGACTGCAATATTGAATTCTGA
- a CDS encoding heavy metal translocating P-type ATPase, translated as MNKKQKRNLIRILLAAALMIVLSQLPVAGLPRFFLYVVPYLIVGYDIIIKAAKGVWNRRPLDENLLMSIATIGAMGLALYEDGDYVEGIAVMLFYQVGEWFQSYAVGRSRRNIGELMDIRPDYANVEEDGKLIRRDPDEIEIGTEIVVQPGEKIPIDGIITDGASTLNTSALTGESLPRDVEKGHAVFSGCINLTGVLKIRTTKEFDESTASKILELVEDASARKSRSETFIARFARVYTPIVVAAAILLAIVPPVVCLAALDAAPDWGTWIYRALIFLVMSCPCALVVSVPLSFFAGIGGASREGVLVKGANYLEMLAEVDTVVFDKTGTLTRGVFEVNAVHHSTMDDKKLLELAALAESASSHPISRSLQQAYGKEIDRSRVTDIAEIGGLGVTAKVDGIEVAAGNGKLMERLGIEYRPCHHPGTIVQMAVAGKYAGHIVISDALKPTSEAAIKSLHEAGVKRAVMLTGDAHAAAEKVAAELGIDEVKSELLPADKVQEVERLLAGKTAKKLAFVGDGINDAPVLSRADIGIAMGAMGSDAAIEAADVVLMDDDPLKLPKAIRIARKCMAIVHQNIVFAIGIKLLCLVLGAIGIANMWFAIFADVGVMVLAVLNALRALFVRKM; from the coding sequence GTGAACAAGAAACAAAAAAGAAATCTCATCCGCATCCTTCTGGCGGCCGCCTTGATGATCGTCTTGAGCCAGCTGCCCGTGGCGGGTCTGCCGCGCTTCTTCCTCTACGTCGTGCCGTACCTCATCGTCGGCTATGACATCATCATCAAGGCAGCGAAGGGCGTATGGAATCGTCGTCCGCTCGACGAAAATCTCCTGATGTCGATCGCGACCATCGGCGCGATGGGGCTTGCTCTCTACGAGGATGGCGACTATGTGGAAGGCATCGCCGTCATGCTCTTCTACCAGGTCGGCGAATGGTTTCAAAGCTATGCCGTCGGAAGAAGTCGCAGAAACATCGGCGAGCTCATGGACATCCGCCCCGACTACGCGAATGTGGAAGAGGATGGAAAGCTTATACGCCGTGACCCCGACGAAATCGAAATCGGCACGGAGATCGTCGTGCAGCCGGGCGAGAAGATCCCCATTGACGGCATCATCACGGATGGCGCATCGACGCTCAATACGAGCGCACTGACGGGCGAGAGCCTGCCGCGCGACGTAGAGAAGGGGCACGCCGTCTTCAGCGGCTGCATCAATCTCACGGGCGTCTTGAAGATTCGTACGACGAAGGAGTTCGACGAATCGACCGCCTCGAAGATTTTGGAACTTGTCGAGGATGCCAGCGCGCGCAAGTCGCGTTCGGAGACGTTCATCGCACGTTTTGCGCGCGTCTATACGCCGATCGTCGTCGCGGCCGCCATCCTCCTCGCCATCGTGCCGCCCGTCGTGTGCCTCGCCGCGCTCGATGCCGCGCCCGACTGGGGTACATGGATTTACCGCGCCCTGATCTTCCTCGTCATGAGTTGCCCATGCGCACTCGTCGTCAGCGTTCCCCTGAGCTTCTTCGCGGGCATCGGCGGTGCGAGCCGCGAGGGCGTGCTCGTCAAGGGCGCGAACTACCTCGAAATGCTCGCCGAGGTCGACACCGTCGTCTTCGACAAAACGGGTACTTTGACCCGTGGCGTCTTCGAGGTCAACGCCGTGCATCACAGCACGATGGATGACAAAAAGCTTCTGGAGCTTGCCGCGCTCGCCGAGAGCGCTTCGTCGCATCCCATCAGCCGCAGCCTGCAGCAGGCTTACGGCAAGGAGATTGATCGCTCGCGCGTCACGGACATCGCGGAGATCGGCGGTCTCGGCGTGACGGCGAAGGTCGACGGTATCGAAGTGGCCGCTGGCAATGGCAAGCTCATGGAGCGTCTCGGAATTGAGTACCGCCCGTGTCACCACCCGGGCACAATCGTACAGATGGCGGTCGCAGGCAAGTACGCCGGACACATCGTCATTTCCGATGCGCTCAAACCGACGTCGGAGGCGGCGATCAAAAGTCTGCATGAAGCGGGCGTGAAGCGCGCCGTCATGCTCACAGGCGACGCGCATGCCGCCGCTGAGAAGGTCGCGGCGGAACTCGGCATAGACGAGGTCAAGAGCGAGCTTCTGCCTGCCGACAAGGTGCAGGAGGTCGAGCGCCTGCTCGCGGGGAAAACGGCGAAGAAGCTCGCCTTCGTCGGCGACGGCATCAACGACGCACCCGTCCTCAGCCGCGCAGACATCGGCATCGCCATGGGCGCGATGGGCTCTGACGCCGCCATCGAGGCCGCCGACGTCGTGCTGATGGACGACGATCCGCTGAAGCTGCCGAAGGCGATCCGCATCGCGAGAAAGTGTATGGCAATCGTGCATCAGAACATCGTCTTCGCCATCGGCATAAAGCTCCTGTGCCTCGTGCTCGGCGCCATCGGCATCGCCAACATGTGGTTCGCCATCTTCGCTGACGTCGGCGTCATGGTTCTCGCCGTCTTGAACGCGCTGCGCGCTCTCTTCGTGCGCAAGATGTAA